A part of Acaryochloris thomasi RCC1774 genomic DNA contains:
- a CDS encoding O-antigen ligase family protein, with amino-acid sequence MESNGTASLKTSVQPSSSRDLFGPLAFGFYALFTLLPDSSSLVVAWPWVLLWQVGLFLPWLWLLRTWWMQFQLTRLGYGLDYGTALTVLGVLGSTLLAQFPQQARWHSWAALCAIAALYALNTWCSSPSRRQKLLAAQGGLSLAFIAVSLSLWFFQTLLPEMNRLADLRASGLERSFDFSVLELRNWAPIGHQNYVAGFLVLTLPLLIGLCLRASSKWKWVWGLGALLGLVDLYTTSSRGGWLGMALVAVSGVVLLKRLSPRFRWLMGLGLLIGLFGTVLANNRLRALLVSAFSRDSAGSTVAFRLITNATGWAMGLAHPLLGAGPGSVPLLYQSYRPAWAGREAELVYQLHGTPAQVWAELGALGIALCIFMIGWLVYWGVRLWQAQPVELEGDRIMSWSLLAGLGGYGIVALTDYQLDIVCISGTLILYLVGLLSLLRQYLPLSSEVHSTKRIKILCWGLVGLLLAVGIWLAPIHRAWQLSSRGFAALAEEQFESFTTDLEQAHQLAPWEPYYSYQLGWNLGSVRSDDAQINQVRARQSLEFFERHVQVSPSQESGTSSLGWQQLLNRQPSQSTESFLKSTQLMPAKRGGFYSLGQSLLLQGKADLGVQAIALEILRDPLFLTSPLLQSPPTATFYPQVQEEVVQLYQQLLKTHSAQDSLTAYLHQCLGGVYWWQGNLSAAAAQWEKSAPPLGKAVLSISRGEAISTNIPILKAWLEPQQRIQWLERALLQANQALPKPQDVQALQAGMERSDSFEQWVKKNAPLQQYPRVRAGFGVLSRHIDGPAPSDFFPVVENAAVSQFLAELFPSLAYSPALDIALQPFCESLWRSIQASES; translated from the coding sequence ATGGAGTCTAATGGAACTGCGTCTCTAAAGACATCTGTCCAGCCATCTTCTTCTAGAGATCTGTTTGGCCCCCTCGCATTTGGCTTTTATGCTCTATTTACGCTATTGCCCGACAGCAGTAGTTTAGTGGTGGCTTGGCCCTGGGTCTTGCTTTGGCAGGTTGGCTTATTTCTGCCCTGGCTGTGGCTGCTCAGAACGTGGTGGATGCAGTTTCAGCTCACCCGATTGGGCTATGGCCTTGATTATGGAACAGCGCTCACCGTTTTGGGGGTATTGGGGTCAACGCTCTTGGCTCAATTCCCGCAGCAGGCTCGTTGGCATAGTTGGGCTGCATTATGTGCAATAGCCGCCCTCTATGCTCTCAACACTTGGTGTTCTAGTCCGTCACGAAGACAGAAGCTCCTCGCTGCCCAAGGTGGCTTGAGTTTGGCATTTATTGCGGTGAGTCTTAGCCTCTGGTTCTTTCAAACCCTGCTACCAGAAATGAACCGTTTGGCTGACTTACGAGCTTCGGGACTGGAGCGCTCCTTTGATTTTTCAGTATTGGAGCTGCGCAACTGGGCACCCATTGGACACCAAAATTATGTGGCGGGTTTTCTAGTTTTGACCTTGCCGCTGCTTATAGGGCTTTGCCTACGGGCCTCATCGAAATGGAAATGGGTATGGGGCCTGGGTGCGCTTTTAGGGCTTGTGGATCTTTATACCACTAGTTCCCGTGGAGGGTGGTTGGGCATGGCTCTAGTAGCCGTCTCTGGAGTAGTACTACTGAAGCGCCTATCGCCACGCTTCCGTTGGCTGATGGGGCTGGGCCTATTGATTGGTCTTTTCGGTACGGTACTGGCGAACAATCGGCTGCGTGCGCTGCTAGTGAGTGCTTTCTCTCGGGATAGTGCGGGGAGCACCGTTGCATTTCGTTTGATTACGAACGCAACGGGATGGGCAATGGGGCTGGCTCACCCACTCTTGGGTGCCGGACCCGGCAGTGTTCCGTTACTTTACCAGTCCTATCGACCGGCTTGGGCTGGCCGAGAAGCTGAACTGGTGTATCAACTCCACGGGACGCCTGCCCAGGTTTGGGCTGAGTTGGGTGCGCTGGGGATTGCTCTATGCATCTTTATGATTGGCTGGTTGGTGTATTGGGGGGTAAGGCTGTGGCAAGCACAGCCCGTAGAATTAGAGGGCGATCGCATTATGTCCTGGAGTCTGCTTGCGGGGCTAGGCGGGTATGGCATCGTTGCCTTGACTGATTATCAGCTCGATATTGTTTGCATCAGCGGCACCCTGATTCTTTACCTAGTCGGTCTGCTATCGCTTCTGCGCCAATATTTACCGTTATCTTCTGAGGTGCACAGCACGAAGCGTATCAAGATTTTATGCTGGGGACTAGTGGGACTATTGTTGGCTGTAGGGATATGGCTCGCGCCTATTCATCGAGCGTGGCAGCTTTCTAGTCGAGGTTTTGCGGCTTTAGCAGAAGAGCAATTTGAATCCTTTACTACGGATCTAGAGCAGGCCCATCAGCTTGCTCCTTGGGAGCCTTACTACTCCTATCAGTTGGGCTGGAACTTGGGCAGTGTCCGTAGTGATGACGCTCAGATTAATCAAGTTAGAGCTAGGCAAAGCCTGGAGTTTTTCGAGCGTCACGTTCAGGTGTCTCCTTCTCAAGAGTCAGGGACCAGTAGTCTGGGTTGGCAACAGCTCTTGAATCGCCAGCCGTCCCAATCAACTGAATCTTTTCTTAAATCTACGCAGCTTATGCCTGCCAAACGCGGGGGATTCTATAGTTTGGGGCAAAGTCTGCTGTTACAGGGCAAAGCAGATTTAGGGGTGCAGGCCATTGCTCTTGAAATTCTCAGAGATCCTCTCTTTCTCACCAGTCCCTTGCTGCAATCGCCGCCGACAGCAACGTTTTACCCTCAAGTACAAGAAGAGGTGGTGCAGCTCTATCAACAACTGCTAAAGACTCACTCCGCCCAAGATTCTTTAACGGCCTACTTGCATCAATGTTTAGGTGGCGTGTATTGGTGGCAGGGCAATCTCTCCGCTGCGGCAGCTCAATGGGAAAAAAGTGCCCCCCCCCTTGGAAAGGCTGTTTTATCGATCTCTAGAGGTGAGGCTATCTCTACTAATATCCCTATCCTCAAGGCTTGGTTAGAGCCTCAACAACGGATCCAGTGGCTTGAAAGAGCGCTACTGCAGGCCAATCAAGCTCTACCGAAACCGCAGGATGTTCAGGCTCTTCAGGCAGGTATGGAGCGCTCTGATTCTTTCGAACAGTGGGTTAAGAAAAATGCTCCCTTACAACAATATCCGCGCGTTCGTGCTGGTTTTGGGGTTCTCAGTCGCCACATTGATGGTCCTGCTCCGTCTGACTTTTTCCCAGTGGTCGAGAATGCTGCGGTGTCTCAGTTTTTGGCTGAGCTTTTCCCCTCTCTTGCTTATAGTCCAGCATTAGATATCGCTCTACAGCCTTTCTGCGAAAGCTTATGGCGATCTATACAGGCTTCTGAAAGCTAG
- a CDS encoding type II toxin-antitoxin system VapB family antitoxin has protein sequence MDINIKNAKVNCLIQRLRELTGQGPTEIVKAALEHEYREQRRLRRQTRLAKHLATLQSTAKCKANDFGPGSLYNKDGFSI, from the coding sequence ATGGATATCAATATTAAAAATGCCAAAGTTAATTGCTTAATTCAGCGACTGCGTGAACTGACGGGGCAAGGCCCAACCGAGATCGTAAAAGCCGCTTTAGAGCATGAGTATCGAGAGCAGAGGCGGCTGAGGCGGCAAACACGGTTAGCAAAACATTTGGCGACCCTTCAATCTACGGCGAAATGTAAAGCCAATGATTTTGGTCCAGGCTCCCTTTATAACAAAGATGGCTTTTCCATATGA
- a CDS encoding type IV pilin-like G/H family protein gives MKSTFTAKYLQHLTSKKKNNEGFTLIELLVVIIIVGVLAAIALPSFLNQIGKARGSEAKSTLGTINRSQQAYRLENNTFATATGTLDARITEKFYNVGVTAAGVNTTFAAHTAAAVNGDLKSYGSAVSQAADGTSFSQIVCETEANTQTAPAVTSTAAGHCATLNSKSVE, from the coding sequence ATGAAATCTACATTCACTGCTAAGTACCTCCAGCACCTAACTAGCAAGAAGAAGAACAACGAAGGATTCACGCTAATTGAGCTTTTGGTTGTGATCATCATCGTCGGCGTTTTGGCTGCCATTGCTCTACCTAGCTTCTTAAATCAGATTGGTAAAGCTCGGGGTTCTGAAGCTAAATCTACTCTAGGCACAATCAACCGTTCTCAGCAGGCTTATCGTTTAGAAAATAATACTTTTGCAACCGCGACTGGTACTCTAGACGCTAGAATCACCGAAAAATTCTATAATGTTGGCGTCACTGCAGCGGGTGTCAATACTACCTTTGCAGCTCATACAGCAGCAGCAGTCAATGGTGATCTCAAGTCCTATGGTTCTGCAGTTTCTCAAGCTGCAGATGGTACATCTTTTTCACAGATTGTTTGTGAGACAGAGGCAAACACTCAAACTGCACCAGCGGTTACATCTACAGCTGCGGGCCATTGTGCTACTCTCAACAGCAAGTCTGTTGAGTAA
- a CDS encoding type IV pilin-like G/H family protein: MLMLNLLYRNKGFTLIELLVAIVIIGALGAIALPSYLNQASKAKGSEAKSHLGNIKTAQAAYRLETNAFATSLGDLDVRVTGKFYTYSVEGTPTSLYAEHRAVPGAGNNDLRRYASAVSQPNESVLTSVICQSDSSLGSGGTVNVVDTTLACDTGSSKID, from the coding sequence ATGTTAATGCTCAATCTATTATATCGGAATAAAGGCTTTACACTGATTGAGTTACTAGTAGCAATTGTTATTATTGGCGCATTGGGAGCAATAGCTTTACCCAGCTACTTAAATCAAGCTTCTAAGGCTAAAGGATCTGAAGCAAAATCGCATCTAGGAAATATCAAGACAGCGCAAGCAGCCTATCGGCTAGAGACTAACGCTTTTGCAACGAGCTTAGGCGATTTAGATGTAAGAGTTACCGGTAAATTTTACACCTATTCAGTTGAAGGCACTCCTACTTCTCTATATGCAGAGCATCGAGCAGTTCCTGGAGCAGGGAATAATGACTTAAGGCGCTATGCTTCTGCAGTATCTCAGCCCAATGAGTCAGTATTGACATCAGTTATTTGTCAAAGCGACAGCTCTCTTGGTAGTGGTGGAACCGTGAACGTAGTCGATACAACGCTTGCCTGCGATACTGGAAGCAGTAAAATTGACTGA
- a CDS encoding O-linked N-acetylglucosamine transferase, SPINDLY family protein, with protein sequence MDNTYSSDQAKNLVQAAKSSFSEGRYSEAAQLYDQLVSLQPKISTHYWYLGLSLLLIEQESEAQATWLEGVVEFTEDGTLSLLSILKFEVERLETAFNMQSAWLVRKYIQEIDPDDLENLLIALDHSANLGFLAESDELIYQVIDLIGQHEHFDSDALPKVVSSLLINSPHSTAAVDFIEICIEKYTNSQKLASILFSIINDIQQNHSIRRENVIRLVHLCLDFSPQNSSVLINLISLYQEIGQYNRSIEYGKQLVEVSRTKFDRISAIYLLVKGFLLSGGKWLEAESSYRECHHLIQSFLSESPSLDLDKSMRLLVITGVSPYFSDNPAAHNIIRKQIIQSSCTNFSRQSIDTEKRHQSNRPLRIGYISSCFRRHSVAWLSRWIFQYHNSDKFHIYAYSLKRTDDDLQNFIANQVQNFVHVSPDAKPTEIAKHIQQDEIDILVDLDSITSKKICSVMMLKPAPIQVTWLGSDASGVPVIDYFMADQYVLPDTAHDYYTSKIWRLPKTYVAVDGFEASTPTLRRCHLSIPNDAVVFFSSQTGYKRHQKTVHLQMKILREVPGSFFLVRGLSDGDSVQAFFADIAEQEGVSFDRFRFLPTFPSEEIHRANLQIADVVLDTYPYNGATTTLETLWMGIPLVTRVGEQFAARNSYAFMMNVGVAEGIAWTDEEYIEWGIRLGTDEALRKKVAWQLKQSRHTSPLWDAKKFTCEMENAYCQMWAKYTEQVS encoded by the coding sequence ATGGATAATACTTATTCAAGCGATCAAGCGAAAAACTTAGTCCAAGCAGCAAAGTCTTCTTTCTCTGAAGGCAGGTATTCTGAAGCCGCTCAACTCTATGACCAGTTAGTTTCGCTACAACCTAAGATCAGCACACATTACTGGTACTTGGGTTTATCACTGCTGCTGATAGAGCAGGAGTCTGAAGCTCAGGCGACATGGCTCGAAGGGGTAGTAGAGTTTACAGAAGACGGCACACTTTCTCTTTTAAGCATTCTAAAATTTGAAGTAGAAAGGCTCGAGACAGCCTTCAATATGCAATCAGCATGGTTGGTTCGAAAATACATCCAAGAGATTGACCCTGATGATTTAGAGAACCTCTTGATAGCTCTTGATCATTCTGCCAACTTAGGATTTCTTGCAGAGTCTGACGAACTAATCTATCAAGTTATAGATTTAATTGGCCAGCATGAACATTTCGATAGCGATGCGTTGCCAAAAGTAGTAAGCAGCCTACTCATAAATTCCCCTCATTCTACTGCTGCTGTTGATTTTATAGAGATCTGTATAGAGAAATACACAAACTCACAAAAATTAGCCAGTATTCTTTTCTCGATCATTAATGATATTCAGCAAAATCACTCTATTCGCAGAGAAAACGTTATTAGGCTAGTTCATTTATGTCTAGACTTCTCACCTCAAAACTCATCTGTCTTAATTAACCTAATCTCTCTCTATCAAGAGATAGGTCAATACAATAGAAGCATTGAGTATGGGAAACAACTTGTTGAGGTCTCTAGAACTAAATTTGATAGGATCTCGGCAATCTATCTCCTTGTAAAAGGATTTCTTTTGTCTGGCGGCAAGTGGCTAGAAGCAGAAAGTTCCTATCGAGAGTGCCATCATCTAATTCAAAGTTTTCTGAGCGAATCTCCCAGTCTTGACTTAGATAAATCAATGCGCCTGCTCGTGATTACAGGAGTAAGTCCCTACTTCTCAGATAATCCAGCAGCACATAACATCATTCGAAAGCAAATAATTCAGTCTTCTTGCACGAATTTTTCTAGGCAATCGATAGATACGGAGAAGCGGCATCAATCTAACAGGCCTCTGCGAATAGGATATATATCATCTTGTTTCCGCAGGCACTCTGTTGCATGGTTGTCTCGGTGGATTTTTCAGTATCATAATTCCGATAAGTTTCACATATATGCTTATTCGCTTAAGCGTACAGATGATGATTTACAGAACTTTATTGCCAATCAGGTACAGAATTTTGTTCATGTCTCCCCTGACGCAAAACCTACAGAAATAGCAAAGCATATCCAGCAAGATGAAATTGATATTTTGGTGGATTTAGATAGTATTACTTCTAAGAAAATCTGTTCTGTCATGATGTTGAAGCCTGCGCCTATCCAAGTTACTTGGTTGGGATCAGATGCATCTGGTGTACCAGTAATTGATTATTTCATGGCGGATCAATATGTTTTGCCTGATACTGCTCACGATTATTACACCTCAAAAATCTGGCGTTTACCTAAGACATACGTCGCGGTTGATGGCTTTGAAGCTAGCACACCCACGTTACGTCGTTGTCATTTAAGTATTCCCAACGACGCTGTTGTCTTTTTTAGCTCTCAGACAGGATATAAGCGACACCAAAAAACAGTTCACTTGCAGATGAAGATCCTGCGCGAAGTTCCTGGTAGTTTTTTCCTGGTGAGAGGATTATCTGATGGAGATTCTGTCCAAGCCTTTTTTGCAGATATAGCTGAGCAGGAAGGTGTAAGTTTCGACCGTTTTCGTTTTTTGCCAACTTTCCCTTCAGAAGAAATTCATCGAGCCAATTTACAAATTGCCGATGTCGTTCTAGATACCTATCCATACAATGGTGCAACTACAACTTTAGAAACGTTATGGATGGGTATTCCTTTAGTTACTCGCGTAGGTGAGCAGTTCGCAGCCCGTAATAGCTATGCCTTCATGATGAACGTAGGTGTTGCTGAAGGCATAGCTTGGACTGACGAAGAATATATAGAATGGGGCATCCGCCTGGGCACAGATGAAGCACTGCGCAAGAAAGTTGCTTGGCAGCTCAAGCAATCGAGACACACCTCACCCCTTTGGGATGCCAAGAAATTTACTTGCGAGATGGAAAACGCCTACTGCCAGATGTGGGCCAAGTACACCGAACAAGTCAGCTAA
- a CDS encoding FkbM family methyltransferase has product MSDRTSYSETYFQYLDALGVEVVSEMRGGVIEILEQTDWENPKTELDCNNVGVMALIEAERSDDGMMRSFYVEMAVDALQQGGSHSLCQVHLALLQSMLGDRETACDISFNLILSALQPISLLSDVPKGLMYRPLTWQITSEDMQSWFANMMEEQTAFAQGLKLASEVLWRSQFVFYSPTGFRFLQLANQTILSSVSINLRAGVSGIMNGAWESLMYLHRAAELAPQEMSVLQALHIAYRDLGQCQTAEHWLTTAQSLTSGNLHDASEQWTQVTAEQPNTYVAFDQEITLAVEPSFRSIVTSVLLAEGDWFEDEMEFWRHWLQPGMTVIDVGANVGVYTFSAAKRVGSEGRVIAVEPFSGCIRCLEETRLVNQFDWVTIYAGAASDRNGTSYLSLNSASELNELVAEENAPDGAEKVNCFTLDEICNRENLQQIDFLKIDAEGHELSVLAGSKTLLAKFKPIILYENIAGSQGSNLEVTNYLKKEGYQIHGYQPFTKALIPLASLRDYQDRLNLIAWPQDLPLTQPVS; this is encoded by the coding sequence ATGAGTGATCGCACGTCCTATTCTGAGACCTATTTCCAGTATCTTGATGCTCTGGGTGTTGAGGTGGTATCTGAGATGAGGGGTGGAGTCATAGAGATCTTGGAGCAGACGGATTGGGAGAATCCGAAGACTGAGTTGGATTGCAATAATGTGGGGGTCATGGCTCTAATTGAGGCTGAGCGGTCTGATGATGGGATGATGCGATCGTTTTATGTCGAGATGGCGGTGGATGCCTTGCAACAAGGAGGTAGTCATTCGCTTTGTCAGGTTCATCTAGCTTTACTGCAAAGCATGCTGGGAGATCGTGAAACAGCCTGTGACATCTCTTTCAATTTAATTCTGAGTGCGTTGCAGCCAATTTCTCTGCTTTCAGACGTGCCGAAGGGACTGATGTATCGACCTCTAACTTGGCAGATAACTAGCGAAGATATGCAGAGTTGGTTTGCCAACATGATGGAAGAGCAGACAGCATTTGCCCAGGGGCTGAAGTTGGCGAGTGAAGTGCTGTGGAGATCGCAGTTTGTCTTTTATAGCCCAACAGGCTTTCGGTTTCTGCAACTTGCCAATCAAACAATTCTCAGCTCTGTGTCAATTAATCTAAGGGCAGGAGTTTCAGGCATCATGAACGGGGCTTGGGAAAGTCTGATGTATCTTCATCGAGCCGCAGAATTAGCGCCCCAGGAAATGTCTGTACTCCAGGCGCTTCATATTGCGTATCGTGATTTGGGGCAGTGCCAAACTGCTGAGCATTGGTTGACAACTGCCCAGAGTTTAACGAGTGGCAATTTGCACGACGCCTCTGAGCAGTGGACTCAAGTGACGGCGGAGCAACCGAATACCTATGTTGCGTTTGACCAAGAGATTACGCTTGCTGTTGAGCCTAGCTTTCGTAGCATTGTGACGAGTGTGCTGCTGGCGGAAGGGGACTGGTTCGAGGATGAGATGGAATTTTGGCGGCATTGGCTGCAGCCAGGGATGACTGTGATTGATGTGGGAGCCAATGTGGGCGTGTATACGTTTAGCGCCGCTAAGCGGGTTGGTTCTGAGGGACGGGTGATTGCTGTGGAACCCTTCTCAGGCTGTATTCGTTGCTTGGAGGAGACTCGCCTAGTGAACCAGTTTGATTGGGTGACGATTTATGCGGGGGCTGCTAGCGATCGTAACGGTACCTCCTATTTATCGCTCAATTCAGCGAGTGAGTTAAATGAGCTGGTTGCGGAAGAGAATGCCCCAGATGGAGCAGAGAAGGTGAATTGTTTTACGCTGGATGAGATTTGTAATCGCGAAAATCTTCAGCAGATAGACTTTCTAAAGATTGATGCTGAAGGGCATGAGCTATCTGTGCTTGCAGGAAGTAAAACACTATTAGCAAAGTTCAAACCTATTATTCTTTACGAAAATATTGCTGGCAGTCAGGGCAGCAACCTCGAAGTGACGAACTATCTGAAGAAGGAGGGCTATCAAATCCACGGTTATCAGCCATTTACAAAAGCCTTGATTCCCCTTGCCTCATTGAGAGACTATCAGGATCGCCTCAATTTAATTGCATGGCCTCAGGACTTACCACTCACTCAGCCAGTTAGCTGA
- a CDS encoding Rpn family recombination-promoting nuclease/putative transposase — MKTDSLFYRIFQTAPSIFFELLGQPAQAAQNYQFRSVELKQVAFRIDGVFLPQPDAIDPTVWFVEVQVQSDPEFYHRFFSEIFLFLQQYPQAVDWRAAVLFAKRSTEPSQSHLFRSLLDCPQVQRIYLEDLQTVETDSLGVGLVQLIVARPQTAEMQAQRLVEQARSQRSATPKIREIIEMIETIMVYKFPKLSREEIERMFSLGELRQTKVYQEALQEGRQEGRQEGRQEGRQEGEVALILRLLNRRFGTISSPVDAQIRGLPISQLENLSDALLDFSDQTDLVNWLARNA; from the coding sequence TTGAAGACAGATTCTCTTTTCTACCGAATTTTCCAGACTGCACCCAGTATCTTTTTTGAACTCTTGGGCCAGCCTGCGCAAGCTGCTCAGAATTACCAGTTCCGCTCCGTTGAGCTGAAGCAAGTTGCATTCCGCATTGATGGTGTGTTTTTACCCCAGCCAGATGCGATTGACCCTACCGTTTGGTTTGTGGAGGTTCAGGTTCAGTCTGATCCAGAGTTCTACCACCGCTTCTTCTCAGAGATTTTCCTGTTTTTGCAGCAGTATCCGCAGGCGGTTGACTGGCGAGCCGCTGTTCTATTTGCGAAGCGTAGTACTGAGCCATCTCAGTCTCATCTTTTTCGTTCTTTACTCGATTGCCCACAGGTACAGCGGATCTATTTGGAAGATTTGCAAACCGTTGAGACTGATTCGTTGGGTGTCGGTTTAGTGCAGCTTATTGTTGCTAGGCCGCAGACCGCCGAGATGCAGGCTCAGAGACTCGTTGAACAGGCTCGAAGCCAGCGGAGTGCAACGCCTAAAATTCGAGAGATAATAGAGATGATTGAAACGATTATGGTTTACAAGTTTCCGAAACTCAGTCGAGAGGAGATTGAACGTATGTTTAGCCTTGGGGAATTGAGACAAACAAAGGTCTATCAAGAGGCTTTGCAGGAAGGCCGTCAGGAAGGTCGTCAGGAAGGTCGTCAGGAAGGTCGTCAGGAAGGAGAGGTTGCGCTCATATTGCGGTTGCTCAATCGACGATTTGGAACGATTTCATCCCCAGTAGATGCACAGATTCGGGGGTTGCCTATCTCTCAGTTAGAAAATTTAAGTGATGCGCTGCTGGATTTTTCGGACCAGACTGATTTGGTCAATTGGCTGGCTCGTAATGCGTGA
- a CDS encoding Gfo/Idh/MocA family oxidoreductase, which translates to MGRTPLQPVRVGVIGVGNMGQHHTRVLSLLKDVELIGISDLDRERGIDTASKYQVQFFHNYRSMLPHVDAVCVAVPTRLHHEVGMTCLQAGIHVLIEKPIAASIAEAESLVNTAAQQQCILQVGHIERFNPAFQELTNVLKTEEVLALEAHRMSPYSDRANDVSVVLDLMIHDIDLLQEIAAAPVIKLTASGSQSGPGYLDYVTATLGFANGIVATLTSSKVTHRKQRRIVAHCKNSLTEADFLNNDIQIHRQVTASCMAAHGQVLYRQDGLIEQVSTSNIEPLHAELEHFVNCVRGGDQPSVGGAQALKALRLASLIEQMALDGCTWETSSDGLELSSPSATLQI; encoded by the coding sequence ATGGGGCGGACGCCACTACAGCCCGTGCGCGTCGGCGTGATCGGCGTAGGCAACATGGGCCAGCACCACACTCGAGTGCTGAGCTTGCTCAAAGATGTCGAACTCATTGGTATTTCTGACCTTGATCGCGAACGGGGCATTGACACCGCCAGCAAATATCAGGTGCAGTTTTTTCACAACTATCGCTCGATGCTGCCCCACGTTGATGCAGTGTGCGTCGCAGTCCCGACCCGACTGCATCACGAAGTCGGGATGACCTGCTTGCAGGCTGGCATCCATGTCTTAATTGAAAAACCAATCGCCGCCAGTATTGCGGAAGCCGAATCTCTCGTCAATACTGCAGCCCAACAACAGTGCATTCTGCAGGTGGGCCATATTGAGCGCTTTAACCCAGCCTTTCAAGAACTGACCAACGTTCTAAAAACAGAAGAAGTGCTAGCCCTCGAAGCCCATCGCATGAGTCCTTACTCCGATCGAGCAAACGATGTCTCAGTGGTTCTAGATTTGATGATCCACGACATCGATCTGCTGCAGGAAATTGCAGCCGCTCCCGTTATTAAGCTGACGGCCAGCGGCAGCCAGTCAGGACCGGGCTATCTCGACTACGTGACGGCTACGCTGGGGTTTGCCAACGGCATTGTCGCCACGCTTACCTCTAGTAAGGTGACCCATCGCAAGCAGCGACGGATAGTGGCTCACTGTAAAAACTCACTGACCGAAGCCGATTTCTTGAACAACGATATTCAGATTCACCGACAGGTCACAGCAAGCTGCATGGCGGCCCACGGACAGGTTCTCTACCGCCAGGATGGCCTCATTGAGCAGGTCTCTACGAGTAATATTGAACCCCTTCATGCGGAGTTAGAGCATTTTGTAAACTGTGTGCGAGGTGGCGATCAGCCGTCAGTGGGCGGGGCTCAGGCCCTCAAGGCTCTGCGGCTAGCTAGCCTGATAGAACAGATGGCACTTGATGGCTGTACCTGGGAAACATCTAGCGATGGACTGGAGCTAAGCTCACCTTCTGCAACGCTGCAGATCTAA
- a CDS encoding ComF family protein yields MLAWGNYAGALKRAIALLKYDGRAEIARPLGQWLAQSWLQQEVLQQCVVVPIPLHDQRRSQRGYNQAELIARSFCQVTGLKMRSQALIRRRATQAQFGLTITERQRNLEQAFALGPDFKRQRPKWPVLLLDDIYTTGATIKAATQVLQKSGIQVHGTVAVAQAQRFNRSSQSQQNTS; encoded by the coding sequence GTGTTGGCATGGGGGAACTATGCGGGTGCTCTAAAACGAGCGATCGCACTCCTCAAGTATGACGGCAGAGCTGAAATCGCACGTCCGTTGGGTCAGTGGTTGGCACAATCGTGGCTACAGCAGGAGGTGCTCCAGCAATGTGTTGTGGTGCCGATTCCGCTCCATGATCAGCGTCGATCTCAACGGGGCTATAACCAGGCAGAGTTGATTGCCCGTAGCTTTTGTCAGGTGACCGGGTTGAAGATGCGATCGCAAGCCTTAATCCGCCGTCGAGCCACCCAAGCCCAATTTGGTCTGACCATCACCGAACGTCAGCGCAATCTAGAGCAAGCCTTTGCCCTGGGACCGGACTTCAAGCGTCAGCGACCTAAATGGCCTGTACTGTTACTGGACGATATATATACCACTGGGGCCACTATCAAAGCCGCCACCCAGGTTTTACAGAAATCAGGCATTCAAGTACACGGTACTGTTGCAGTTGCCCAAGCGCAACGCTTCAACCGTTCCAGCCAGAGCCAGCAAAATACTAGCTAA